One window of Phycisphaeraceae bacterium genomic DNA carries:
- a CDS encoding sigma-70 family RNA polymerase sigma factor: MSEALLATKTTTRLLDALLEPANEPAWAQIDARYRPVIAGLARRLGLRESDADEVAQQALSEFVRVYREGHYDRTKGRLSSWILGIAHHTAMRVARTNKKNLLPGATILTETPDEQTLRGIWTDERDRTILSRAISLLRDETGVDDRTLQAFELVALRGVPAPEAASQSGMSVEQVYVAKSRMTKKLREIVLQLTEAFEEDV, encoded by the coding sequence TTGAGCGAAGCACTTCTCGCGACAAAGACGACCACGCGTCTTCTCGACGCTTTGTTGGAGCCGGCCAATGAGCCGGCGTGGGCCCAGATTGACGCCCGCTATCGACCCGTCATCGCCGGTCTGGCCCGCCGCCTCGGCCTGCGCGAATCCGACGCCGACGAGGTCGCGCAGCAGGCGCTCTCCGAATTTGTTCGCGTCTATCGCGAAGGTCACTACGACCGAACCAAGGGCCGGCTCAGCTCATGGATCCTCGGCATCGCCCATCACACCGCGATGCGCGTCGCCCGCACGAACAAAAAAAACCTGCTTCCCGGCGCCACGATCCTGACCGAAACGCCGGACGAGCAAACCCTTCGCGGCATCTGGACCGACGAGCGCGACCGCACCATTCTCTCGCGTGCCATCTCCCTCCTCCGCGACGAGACCGGCGTGGACGACCGTACCCTCCAGGCTTTCGAACTTGTTGCGCTCCGCGGCGTTCCCGCCCCCGAGGCCGCTTCGCAATCCGGCATGTCCGTGGAGCAGGTCTACGTCGCCAAGAGCCGAATGACGAAAAAGCTCCGCGAGATCGTCCTCCAACTGACCGAAGCGTTCGAGGAGGACGTTTGA
- a CDS encoding serine/threonine protein kinase — protein sequence MTPPQPSSFPSSDPAVDPPTQSTGESSVIGSCPTMAEIESLASGQSASAEVMRHVGTCPECKDRLRAAKDDASFLTRVRLLAEDGLPPAGAPRIPGYGNLSVISSGSQGVVYKAVQESTSRTVAIKVTIAGDTASARQRARGEREAEISARLRHPNIVTVFESRKLGDGRIAVVMEFINGVPIDRWYPRGLNDEARRRNLLRVFVEVCNAIHHAHLNGVIHRDIKPDNVLVTPDARPVVLDFGIAKAGGIRTTLTGEFAGTPAYASPEQVSGKSDVVDALTDIYSLGVVLYRLLCGRMPYNIEGSIFDIAKTIGTVEPVPMRFHDISISADLEAIVRRAMRKDKTLRYQSAAALARDIENYLDGAPVDARSGSGWYVLQKAISLNKKRLFLAAAAVVLVVGAGAAVAISIANATRSAQSAEFQRERAQGESIRARAVAELLREALPGTDPQRPEIAEAVGAGLNRLYFRLETGEFNADPEMDQALRRMWSGVYTGLANGKPISQIEYSEVALRNGLMSLREQYGEEHAEIAATMHDLASVLLVRDRMGEAEVYCRAALQMREKLLGASSIETAESRTLLARIHANLVKPDDAMREAAAALAVLKKFPEERVDLQIATLSALQAQLYMKVAKYRDAEPKIRDALVRRLRRLPPDDSDLLSALSAAADFIAACSDCQFTVDMQKAWGTSDVPLVTAIRRDIPILASPDRGTYYRPVDIGRTQALERIVRLQGEMLGEDSPALVRTLVSQYRAAQSENRIDVRWSAALRAAEILSKKFGPNDNSVLVCIEEASVNLAFGGRAEQAVGLQQRALDIWMSRPEKSRDNLLAANCRRRLGWYMIAAGQFTEALPILQTAQKEFEKEVGGRHYVVALARSHQAICYAEQGNFQEAEDNSRFAIEILALWPATPVDTASHIRFSRGHVLTRLGRYEEAHSMLLQAWEGSYRQDRIVSPWRKMLTDDMITSLKAMGDEANLHAWEAVAQREGEANTKGMR from the coding sequence GTGACTCCGCCTCAACCCAGTTCGTTCCCCTCTTCTGATCCTGCCGTCGATCCTCCGACGCAATCGACCGGCGAATCTTCCGTGATCGGCTCCTGCCCGACCATGGCGGAGATCGAATCGCTCGCCAGCGGCCAGTCGGCCAGCGCCGAGGTCATGCGCCACGTCGGCACCTGCCCCGAGTGCAAAGACCGCCTGCGCGCAGCCAAGGACGACGCGAGTTTTCTCACGCGCGTGCGGCTGCTCGCCGAAGACGGGCTTCCGCCGGCCGGCGCGCCGCGCATTCCCGGTTACGGCAATCTCAGCGTCATCAGTTCCGGCTCGCAGGGCGTCGTCTACAAGGCCGTCCAGGAATCCACTTCGCGGACCGTTGCGATCAAGGTCACGATCGCCGGAGACACGGCTTCGGCCCGTCAGCGCGCCCGGGGTGAACGCGAAGCCGAAATCTCCGCCCGCCTCCGTCACCCCAACATTGTCACAGTCTTCGAATCACGCAAGCTCGGCGACGGACGCATCGCCGTCGTCATGGAGTTCATCAACGGCGTTCCGATCGACCGTTGGTATCCGCGCGGCCTGAACGACGAAGCCCGGCGCCGCAATCTCCTCCGCGTCTTTGTCGAAGTCTGCAATGCCATCCATCACGCCCACCTCAACGGCGTCATCCACCGCGATATCAAGCCCGACAACGTCCTCGTCACTCCGGACGCCCGCCCCGTCGTGCTCGATTTCGGCATCGCCAAAGCCGGCGGCATCCGCACGACCCTCACCGGCGAATTCGCCGGCACGCCCGCCTACGCCTCGCCCGAGCAGGTCTCCGGCAAGTCCGATGTGGTCGACGCCCTCACCGACATCTATTCGCTTGGCGTCGTGCTCTACCGGCTCCTTTGCGGGCGCATGCCCTACAACATCGAGGGTTCGATCTTCGACATCGCCAAGACCATCGGCACGGTCGAGCCCGTGCCGATGCGATTCCACGATATCTCGATCTCCGCCGATCTCGAGGCGATCGTCCGCCGCGCGATGCGCAAGGATAAGACCCTCCGCTACCAATCCGCCGCGGCGCTCGCCCGCGACATCGAAAACTATCTCGACGGCGCGCCCGTCGATGCCCGCAGCGGCTCTGGCTGGTACGTGCTCCAGAAGGCCATCTCGCTCAACAAGAAGCGGCTTTTTCTCGCCGCCGCCGCCGTCGTGCTCGTTGTCGGCGCGGGCGCCGCGGTCGCGATCAGCATCGCCAACGCCACGCGCTCCGCACAGTCCGCAGAGTTTCAGCGCGAGCGAGCCCAAGGCGAGAGTATCCGCGCCCGCGCCGTCGCCGAGCTTCTGCGCGAAGCGCTCCCCGGTACCGATCCACAAAGGCCAGAAATCGCCGAGGCGGTCGGCGCCGGACTCAACCGCCTCTATTTCCGCCTCGAAACAGGCGAGTTCAATGCCGATCCCGAAATGGATCAGGCGCTTCGGCGCATGTGGAGCGGCGTTTACACCGGTCTCGCCAACGGCAAACCCATCTCGCAGATCGAATACTCCGAGGTCGCTCTCCGCAACGGTCTGATGAGTCTGCGTGAGCAATACGGTGAAGAGCACGCCGAGATCGCCGCCACGATGCACGATCTCGCCAGCGTCCTCCTCGTCCGAGATCGCATGGGCGAGGCCGAGGTCTACTGCCGTGCGGCGCTCCAGATGCGCGAAAAGCTTCTCGGGGCTTCGAGCATCGAAACCGCCGAATCGCGCACGCTCCTCGCTCGCATCCACGCCAACCTGGTCAAGCCCGACGACGCCATGCGCGAAGCCGCCGCGGCACTCGCCGTCCTCAAGAAATTCCCGGAGGAGCGCGTCGATCTGCAGATCGCCACCCTTTCGGCTCTGCAGGCGCAGCTCTACATGAAGGTCGCCAAGTATCGCGACGCCGAGCCCAAGATCCGCGATGCGCTCGTTCGTCGGCTTCGGAGGCTACCTCCGGATGACTCGGATCTCCTGAGCGCGCTCTCGGCCGCGGCCGACTTCATCGCCGCTTGCTCCGACTGCCAGTTCACGGTTGACATGCAAAAGGCCTGGGGGACAAGCGATGTCCCGCTCGTCACCGCCATCCGCCGCGATATCCCGATCCTCGCATCACCAGACCGCGGAACCTACTACCGCCCCGTCGACATCGGGCGAACGCAGGCCCTCGAGCGCATCGTCCGCCTGCAGGGCGAAATGCTCGGCGAAGACAGCCCCGCGCTGGTGCGGACGCTCGTTTCGCAATATCGCGCTGCCCAGAGCGAGAACCGGATCGATGTCCGCTGGTCGGCGGCGCTCCGCGCCGCCGAAATCCTCTCAAAGAAGTTCGGCCCTAACGACAACTCCGTCCTCGTTTGCATCGAGGAAGCTTCAGTGAATCTCGCCTTCGGCGGACGCGCCGAGCAGGCCGTCGGTTTGCAGCAGCGAGCGCTCGACATCTGGATGTCGCGCCCCGAAAAATCGCGCGACAACCTGCTCGCGGCAAACTGCCGTCGCCGCCTCGGGTGGTACATGATCGCCGCCGGTCAGTTCACGGAGGCGCTCCCGATCCTGCAAACGGCGCAGAAAGAATTCGAAAAGGAAGTCGGCGGCAGGCACTACGTCGTCGCACTCGCGCGTTCGCACCAGGCGATCTGCTACGCCGAGCAGGGAAACTTTCAAGAGGCGGAAGACAACTCCCGCTTCGCGATCGAGATCCTTGCGCTCTGGCCCGCGACCCCCGTCGATACAGCCTCGCACATCCGCTTTTCCCGCGGCCACGTGCTCACCAGGCTCGGCCGCTACGAAGAAGCGCACAGCATGCTGTTGCAGGCGTGGGAGGGCTCGTACCGGCAGGACCGCATCGTCTCTCCATGGCGCAAGATGCTGACCGACGACATGATCACCAGCCTGAAGGCAATGGGAGATGAAGCCAACCTCCATGCATGGGAAGCCGTCGCCCAGCGCGAGGGAGAAGCGAACACCAAAGGGATGAGGTAG
- a CDS encoding response regulator transcription factor has protein sequence MRVLVIEDNPKMARGICTGLDEAGFATEVSHSGAEGEDLAAGEPFDAIVLDLMLPDRDGVDVCRNLRRRKIATPILMLTALSATEDKVQGLDSGADDYLTKPFKFEELVARLRALLRRGQATEGKILRCDDLELDLYSRRATRAGETWDLPSREFTLLEYLMRNQNRVLSRVQIGEHVWELNFEPTSNVIDVYISTLRKKIDRPGLKPLIHTIKNAGYRFGIMD, from the coding sequence ATGCGAGTGTTGGTCATTGAAGACAACCCGAAAATGGCCCGTGGCATTTGCACGGGTCTCGACGAAGCGGGCTTCGCGACCGAAGTCTCGCACAGCGGTGCCGAGGGCGAGGACCTCGCTGCGGGCGAACCGTTCGACGCCATCGTTCTCGATCTCATGCTTCCGGACCGCGACGGCGTCGATGTCTGCCGTAATCTCCGGCGCAGAAAAATCGCGACGCCCATTCTGATGCTCACCGCGCTCTCGGCCACAGAGGACAAGGTTCAGGGGCTGGACTCCGGAGCCGACGATTACCTCACCAAGCCCTTCAAATTTGAAGAGCTTGTGGCCCGCTTGCGCGCACTTCTCCGGCGCGGCCAGGCGACCGAGGGCAAGATTCTGCGCTGCGACGACCTCGAACTCGATTTGTATTCCCGGCGGGCCACGCGCGCGGGCGAAACGTGGGACTTGCCCTCGCGTGAGTTCACGCTGCTCGAATACCTGATGCGGAATCAGAACCGCGTGCTCAGCCGCGTCCAGATCGGCGAGCACGTTTGGGAATTGAATTTCGAGCCCACCAGCAACGTGATTGATGTCTACATCTCGACGCTGCGCAAGAAGATCGATCGTCCCGGCCTCAAGCCGTTGATTCACACGATCAAGAACGCCGGCTATCGCTTCGGAATCATGGATTAG